From Caretta caretta isolate rCarCar2 chromosome 14, rCarCar1.hap1, whole genome shotgun sequence, the proteins below share one genomic window:
- the KCNJ2 gene encoding inward rectifier potassium channel 2 yields the protein MGSVRTNRYSIVSSEEDGMKLATMAVANGFGNGKSKVHTRQQCRSRFVKKDGHCNVQFINVGEKGQRYLADIFTTCVDIRWRWMLVIFCLAFILSWLFFGCVFWLIALLHGDLEEPANYKPCVSNVNSFTAAFLFSIETQTTIGYGFRCVTDECPIAVFMVVFQSIVGCIIDAFIIGAVMAKMAKPKKRNETLVFSHNAVVGLRDGKLCLMWRVGNLRKSHLVEAHVRAQLLKSRVTSEGEYIPLDQIDINVGFDSGIDRIFLVSPITIVHEIDEQSPLYDYSKQDMDNADFEIVVILEGMVEATAMTTQCRSSYLANEILWGHRYEPVLFEEKNYYKVDYSRFHKTYEVPNTPLCSARDLAEKKYILSNANSFCYENEVALTSKEEDESDNGVPESMSTDTLPDMDHHNQAGVPLEPRPLRRESEI from the coding sequence ATGGGCAGCGTGCGAACCAACCGCTATAGCATCGTTTCCTCAGAAGAGGATGGCATGAAGCTGGCAACCATGGCAGTTGCCAATGGCTTCGGGAACGGGAAGAGCAAGGTACACACTAGGCAGCAGTGCAGGAGCCGCTTCGTCAAGAAAGATGGACACTGCAATGTCCAATTCATTAATGTGGGTGAGAAAGGACAACGTTACCTGGCAGACATCTTTACCACCTGCGTGGATATTCGCTGGAGGTGGATGCTAGTTATCTTCTGCCTGGCTTTCATTCTTTCATGGCTTTTTTTTGGCTGTGTGTTTTGGCTGATTGCTCTGTTGCATGGGGATCTGGAGGAGCCAGCAAACTACAAACCTTGTGTCTCCAATGTGAACAGCTTCACTGCAGCCTTCCTCTTCTCCATCGAAACCCAGACAACAATTGGGTATGGTTTTAGGTGTGTCACGGACGAGTGCCCCATCGCAGTATTCATGGTGGTTTTCCAGTCTATCGTAGGCTGCATCATTGATGCCTTCATCATTGGGGCTGTCATGGCAAAGATGGCTAAACCAAAAAAGAGAAACGAAACTCTAGTCTTCAGCCACAATGCTGTTGTGGGCCTGAGGGATGGGAAGCTGTGCTTAATGTGGCGCGTTGGAAACCTACGGAAAAGCCATTTGGTTGAGGCACATGTGAGAGCCCAGCTCCTTAAATCCAGGGTCACCTCCGAAGGAGAATACATCCCTTTGGACCAAATAGACATCAACGTTGGGTTTGACAGTGGGATAGACCGCATATTCCTGGTGTCCCCAATTACAATAGTCCATGAAATAGATGAACAAAGTCCCTTGTATGACTACAGTAAGCAAGACATGGACAATGCAGACTTTGAAATTGTAGTAATATTAGAGGGCATGGTGGAAGCTACCGCCATGACTACCCAGTGCCGTAGTTCATATCTGGCAAATGAAATCCTCTGGGGCCACCGTTATGAGCCTGTGCTCTTCGAAGAGAAAAACTACTATAAAGTGGACTACTCTAGGTTCCACAAAACGTACGAAGTGCCCAACACGCCACTTTGTAGTGCCAGAGACTTAGCAGAAAAGAAATACATTCTCTCGAATGCAAATTCCTTTTGCTACGAGAATGAAGTGGCCCTCACCAGCAAAGAAGAGGACGAGAGTGACAATGGGGTGCCTGAAAGCATGAGCACGGACACCCTCCCAGACATGGACCATCATAACCAAGCTGGGGTGCCACTAGAACCTAGGCCATTAAGGCGGGAATCAGAAATATGA
- the KCNJ16 gene encoding inward rectifier potassium channel 16 has product MQGNKLSYQNSAQECTTMGAKKMRKRFLHKDGSCNVYFKHIFGEWESYVADIFTTLVDIKWRHMFVIFSLSYILSWLFFGLVFWLIAIQHGDLVHDEEMTPCVDKVHSFTGAFLFSLETQTTIGYGFRCVTEECSVAILMVVLQSVLSCIIDTFIIGAALAKMATARKRAQTIRFSYYATVGLRDDKLCLMWRIGDFRPNHMVEGTVRAQLLRYMEDKEGRMTMEYKDLKLLNYQVILVTPVTIVHEIDHDSPLYGLDRKALAKDSFEILVTFVYTGDSTGTSHQSRSSYVPREILWGHRFNNVLQVRKKYYNVDCLQFEETTEIYAPYCSAKILDRKEHEWNRTKKTLDRGTSTSTLEVRDTSFKAVALISSSEDPEDLMKAVKQDSRELPHQKDPLTLNKILAKSKI; this is encoded by the coding sequence ATGCAAGGAAATAAGCTCAGCTACCAAAACTCTGCCCAAGAATGCACCACAATGGGGGCAAAAAAAATGCGGAAGAGATTTCTCCACAAGGATGGCAGCTGCAATGTGTATTTCAAACACATCTTTGGAGAATGGGAGAGCTACGTGGCTGATATATTCACCACACTAGTGGACATCAAATGGCGCCATATGTTTGTGATATTCTCTTTATCTTACATTCTTTCTTGGCTGTTCTTCGGCTTGGTCTTTTGGCTTATAGCAATCCAACATGGAGATTTAGTACATGATGAAGAAATGACCCCTTGTGTTGATAAGGTGCATAGCTTCACAGGAGCATTCTTATTCTCACTTGAAACCCAGACAACCATAGGCTATGGCTTTCGTTGCGTCACTGAAGAGTGCTCTGTAGCGATCCTCATGGTGGTCCTACAGTCAGTATTAAGCTGTATTATTGACACATTCATTATTGGAGCTGCCTTGGCTAAAATGGCCACAGCTCGAAAGAGAGCTCAGACCATCCGCTTCAGCTACTATGCCACTGTAGGCCTAAGAGATGATAAACTCTGCCTCATGTGGCGCATTGGTGATTTCCGGCCAAACCACATGGTTGAAGGCACAGTAAGAGCTCAGCTTCTGCGCTACATGGAAGATAAGGAAGGGAGAATGACAATGGAATACAAGGACTTGAAGTTACTAAATTACCAGGTCATACTTGTTACACCAGTGACCATCGTTCATGAAATTGACCATGACAGCCCTTTATACGGTCTAGATCGGAAAGCTTTGGCCAAAGACAGTTTTGAAATCTTGGTTAcatttgtctacactggggattcaACTGGAACTTCACACCAGTCTAGAAGTTCATACGTCCCCCGAGAAATCCTTTGGGGACACAGGTTCAACAATGTCTTGCAGGTGAGGAAAAAATACTACAACGTGGATTGCCTACAGTTTGAGGAAACCACGGAAATTTATGCTCCCTATTGCAGTGCAAAGATTCTGGATAGGAAGGAACATGAATGGAACAGAACTAAGAAAACATTGGACAGAGGAACAAGTACATCAACACTGGAGGTCAGAGATACATCATTTAAGGCAGTTGCCCTCATCAGCAGTTCTGAAGATCCAGAAGATCTAATGAAAGCTGTCAAACAAGATTCTAGAGAACTTCCTCATCAGAAAGATCCATTGACCTTAAATAAAATCTTAGCAAAGTCCAAGATCTAG